A window from Cryptomeria japonica chromosome 1, Sugi_1.0, whole genome shotgun sequence encodes these proteins:
- the LOC131073986 gene encoding disease resistance protein RPV1 isoform X2 yields MAAFEGLIISPTAPASASTSAESKPSHLPYNVFINHCGKDTKDTVAKSIYEKLDATGLRVFLDKDELQLGDFFPQTLEEAMASASHHIAIFSENYAHSPWCLAELAFIMKQPNIKFIPIFYHVEPATLRWAVERKGNYADAIYKLEKKRKRDRKETRYSSEKVESWRLALHKASFYIGEIINDQSEEEAKVMNVVNRVLKELKKDLLHVAKHAVGLDELEQDFHDKIALQSSASGPVQIVGIWGMGGAGKTTLAKQIYNKKSLTIKNSSFLFDIREAARKERLHEKQKMLLKELDPKGKDFDFDNVDKGKEILKSRLKSATVLIVLDDVDHIHQLDALLPARESLGKESLIIVTTLELTVLKGWGIAAIYKIKTLNPAHAQQLFCWHAFGQPSPLLGFEEFAEKFIDACRCLPLSLVVLGSQLYGESSKNYWQSQLNKLSRLLPDDITSRLKVSYDTLDKEEKDMFLDVACFFIGWASSTAIAVWDGSHWDGLHGLQRLVNKCLVELEDNGNIKFIRMHEHLRDLGREIANEQSPYRLWSKEQIIEIQPQQEAIRIRGMADAFGDNCYPREGKIIIHTSQGERILAPGSLGLKIFIGNGDFINEQCSEVSRELVCLSYDRFEHKNLPSWLFLKELRILALNEAPILEDLWERDVDAPLQLRELLIGEGYGLKKVQGLESLRSLEKLIILGCTELNALPSLAEVTSLKKFELRHCNKLEKIESLGSLRSLETLIILDCTELNALPSLAEATSLKKFYLRCCNKLEKIESLESLRSLETLTIYDCIELNALPSLAEATSLKEFDLRRCNKLEKIESLESLRSLETLRIYDCIELNALPSLAEATSLKEFDLRGCNKLEKIESLESLRSLETLRIYDCIELNTLPSLTEATSLKEFDLRDCNKLEKIESLESLRSLETLRIYDCIELNALPSLAEATSLKEFDLRRCNKLEKIESLESLRSLETLRIYDCIELNALPSLAEATSLKEFDLRGCNKLEKIESLESLRSLETLRIYDCIELNTLPSLTEATSLKEFDLRDCNKLEKIESLESLRSLETLTIYDCTELNSLPSLAEATSLKKFYLRRCNKLEKIESLESLRSLQTLIIQDCTELNALPSLTELISLRKFEVVSCLKLEKIQGLESLKSLETLNIWGCPLIEHLPSLAKLTSRD; encoded by the exons ATGGCAGCTTTTGAAGGCCTAATAATCTCCCCAACTGCTCCTGCTTCTGCTTCTACTTCTGCTGAATCAAAACCCTCACACCTGCCCTATAACGTCTTTATAAATCATTGTGGAAAAGATACTAAAGACACGGTCGCCAAGAGTATCTACGAGAAGTTAGATGCTACTGGGCTCAGAGTGTTTTTGGACAAAGATGAGCTTCAACTCGGAGATTTTTTCCCTCAAACTTTAGAAGAAGCAATGGCTAGTGCTTCACATCACATAGCCATTTTTTCTGAGAATTATGCACACTCTCCTTGGTGTTTGGCTGAGCTGGCATTTATAATGAAACAACCCAACATCAAATTTATCCCCATTTTCTACCATGTTGAGCCGGCTACTCTGAGATGGGCGGTTGAAAGAAAAGGAAATTATGCAGATGCCATCTACAAGcttgaaaagaagagaaagagggatagaAAGGAGACAAG ATACAGCTCAGAAAAGGTTGAAAGCTGGAGGTTGGCACTCCATAAAGCTTCCTTCTACATCGGCGAGATAATTAATGATCAAAG TGAGGAGGAGGCGAAGGTGATGAATGTGGTGAATCGTGTATTGAAAGAACTGAAGAAGGATCTGTTACATGTTGCCAAGCATGCCGTCGGGTTGGATGAATTGGAACAAGATTTTCATGACAAAATTGCTCTTCAATCTTCTGCTTCTGGGCCAGTACAAATTGTGGGGATATGGGGAATGGGTGGTGCGGGCAAAACCACCCTTGCAAAGCAAATCTATAACAAGAAAAGCTTGACCATTAAGAACTCAAGTTTTCTTTTCGATATTCGTGAAGCTGCAAGGAAAGAGCGATTGCATGAGAAGCAAAAAATGCTTTTGAAGGAACTTGACCCAAAAGGCAAAGATTTTGATTTTGACAATGTAGACAAAGGCAAAGAGATTCTGAAAAGCCGTTTGAAATCTGCTACTGTGCTTATCGTTCTAGATGATGTGGATCATATACACCAATTAGATGCTCTTCTGCCAGCGAGGGAGAGCCTTGGCAAGGAAAGTCTGATTATTGTTACCACACTAGAGTTGACTGTTCTGAAAGGGTGGGGCATCGCTGCTATATATAAAATCAAAACACTCAATCCCGCTCATGCCCAGCAGCTTTTTTGTTGGCATGCATTCGGACAACCCTCTCCTTTGTTGGGATTCGAGGAATTTGCCGAGAAGTTCATAGATGCTTGCCGTTGTCTGCCTTTATCACTCGTGGTCTTAGGGAGTCAGCTCTATGGGGAGTCTAGCAAGAATTATTGGCAGTCTCAATTAAACAAATTGTCCAGACTATTGCCAGACGACATCACATCGAGACTCAAAGTAAGCTATGATACTCTAGATAAAGAAGAAAAAGATATGTTTTTGGATGTAGCGTGTTTCTTCATTGGATGGGCAAGCAGTACGGCCATTGCAGTGTGGGACGGATCACACTGGGATGGTTTGCACGGTTTGCAAAGGCTTGTGAACAAGTGTCTTGTTGAACTAGAGGACAACGGCAACATAAAATTCATTAGAATGCATGAACATTTGAGAGATTTGGGAAGGGAGATCGCAAATGAACAGTCACCCTATCGTCTTTGGTCTAAAGAGCAGATTATCGAGATTCAGCCTCAACAG gaagcaataCGAATCCGAGGAATGGCAGACGCATTTGGTGACAATTGTTATCCCCGGGAAGGAAAGATCATAATACACACAAGCCAAGGAGAGCGTATCCTCGCGCCCGGCTCGCTTGGGTTGAAGATTTTTATTGGCAATGGAGATTTCATTAATGAGCAATGTAGCGAAGTATCAAGAGAACTGGTGTGCCTTAGCTATGATAGATTTGAGCACAAAAATCTTCCATCGTGGCTTTTTttaaaagaattaagaattttagcACTTAATGAAGCTCCAATATTAGAAGATCTATGGGAACGTGATGTGGAT GCTCCTTTGCAATTAAGAGAGTTGTTAATTGGTGAAGGCTACGGATTGAAAAAGGTACAAGGTTTAGAGAGCCTAAGATCATTGGAGAAACTCATAATACTTGGCTGTACAGAATTGAACGCCCTTCCAAGTCTGGCAGAGGTAACTTCTCTAAAGAAGTTTGAGTTGAGGCACTGCAACAAATTGGAGAAGATAGAAAGTTTAGGAAGCCTCAGATCATTGGAGACACTCATAATACTTGACTGTACAGAATTGAACGCCCTTCCAAGTCTGGCAGAGGCAACTTCTCTAAAGAAGTTTTATTTGAGGTGCTGCAACAAATTGGAGAAGATAGAAAGTTTAGAAAGCCTAAGATCATTGGAGACACTCACAATATATGACTGTATAGAATTGAACGCCCTTCCAAGTCTGGCAGAGGCAACTTCTCTAAAGGAGTTTGATTTGAGGCGCTGCAACAAATTGGAGAAGATAGAAAGTTTAGAAAGCCTGAGATCATTGGAGACACTCAGAATATATGACTGTATAGAATTGAACGCCCTTCCAAGTTTGGCAGAGGCAACTTCTCTAAAGGAGTTTGATTTGAGGGGCTGCAACAAATTGGAGAAGATAGAAAGTTTAGAAAGCCTGAGATCATTGGAGACACTCAGAATATATGACTGTATAGAATTGAACACCCTTCCAAGTCTGACAGAGGCAACTTCTCTAAAGGAGTTTGATTTGAGAGACTGCAACAAATTGGAGAAGATAGAAAGTTTAGAAAGCCTGAGATCATTGGAGACACTCAGAATATATGACTGTATAGAATTGAACGCCCTTCCAAGTCTGGCAGAGGCAACTTCTCTAAAGGAGTTTGATTTGAGGCGCTGCAACAAATTGGAGAAGATAGAAAGTTTAGAAAGCCTGAGATCATTGGAGACACTCAGAATATATGACTGTATAGAATTGAACGCCCTTCCAAGTCTGGCAGAGGCAACTTCTCTAAAGGAGTTTGATTTGAGGGGCTGCAACAAATTGGAGAAGATAGAAAGTTTAGAAAGCCTGAGATCATTGGAGACACTCAGAATATATGACTGTATAGAATTGAACACCCTTCCAAGTTTGACAGAGGCAACTTCTCTAAAGGAGTTTGATTTGAGAGACTGCAACAAATTGGAGAAGATAGAGAGTTTAGAAAGCCTGAGATCATTGGAGACACTCACAATATATGACTGTACAGAATTGAACTCCCTTCCAAGTCTGGCAGAGGCAACTTCTCTAAAGAAGTTTTATTTGAGACGCTGCAACAAATTGGAGAAGATAGAAAGTTTAGAAAGCCTGAGATCATTGCAGACACTCATAATACAGGACTGTACAGAATTGAACGCCCTTCCAAGTCTTACAGAATTAATTTCCCTAAGAAAATTTGAAGTGGTAAGTTGCCTCAAATTGGAAAAAATTCAAGGTTTAGAAAGTCTGAAATCATTAGAGACGCTCAATATATGGGGTTGTCCCCTCATTGAACACCTTCCAAGTCTTGCAAAATTAACATCTCGAGATTGA
- the LOC131073986 gene encoding disease resistance protein RPV1 isoform X4, producing MAAFEGLIISPTAPASASTSAESKPSHLPYNVFINHCGKDTKDTVAKSIYEKLDATGLRVFLDKDELQLGDFFPQTLEEAMASASHHIAIFSENYAHSPWCLAELAFIMKQPNIKFIPIFYHVEPATLRWAVERKGNYADAIYKLEKKRKRDRKETRYSSEKVESWRLALHKASFYIGEIINDQSEEEAKVMNVVNRVLKELKKDLLHVAKHAVGLDELEQDFHDKIALQSSASGPVQIVGIWGMGGAGKTTLAKQIYNKKSLTIKNSSFLFDIREAARKERLHEKQKMLLKELDPKGKDFDFDNVDKGKEILKSRLKSATVLIVLDDVDHIHQLDALLPARESLGKESLIIVTTLELTVLKGWGIAAIYKIKTLNPAHAQQLFCWHAFGQPSPLLGFEEFAEKFIDACRCLPLSLVVLGSQLYGESSKNYWQSQLNKLSRLLPDDITSRLKVSYDTLDKEEKDMFLDVACFFIGWASSTAIAVWDGSHWDGLHGLQRLVNKCLVELEDNGNIKFIRMHEHLRDLGREIANEQSPYRLWSKEQIIEIQPQQEAIRIRGMADAFGDNCYPREGKIIIHTSQGERILAPGSLGLKIFIGNGDFINEQCSEVSRELVCLSYDRFEHKNLPSWLFLKELRILALNEAPILEDLWERDVDQAPLQLRELLIGEGYGLKKVQGLESLRSLEKLIILGCTELNALPSLAEVTSLKKFELRHCNKLEKIESLGSLRSLETLIILDCTELNALPSLAEATSLKKFYLRCCNKLEKIESLESLRSLETLTIYDCIELNALPSLAEATSLKEFDLRRCNKLEKIESLESLRSLETLRIYDCIELNALPSLAEATSLKEFDLRGCNKLEKIESLESLRSLETLRIYDCIELNTLPSLTEATSLKEFDLRDCNKLEKIESLESLKSLETLNIWGCPLIEHLPSLAKLTSRD from the exons ATGGCAGCTTTTGAAGGCCTAATAATCTCCCCAACTGCTCCTGCTTCTGCTTCTACTTCTGCTGAATCAAAACCCTCACACCTGCCCTATAACGTCTTTATAAATCATTGTGGAAAAGATACTAAAGACACGGTCGCCAAGAGTATCTACGAGAAGTTAGATGCTACTGGGCTCAGAGTGTTTTTGGACAAAGATGAGCTTCAACTCGGAGATTTTTTCCCTCAAACTTTAGAAGAAGCAATGGCTAGTGCTTCACATCACATAGCCATTTTTTCTGAGAATTATGCACACTCTCCTTGGTGTTTGGCTGAGCTGGCATTTATAATGAAACAACCCAACATCAAATTTATCCCCATTTTCTACCATGTTGAGCCGGCTACTCTGAGATGGGCGGTTGAAAGAAAAGGAAATTATGCAGATGCCATCTACAAGcttgaaaagaagagaaagagggatagaAAGGAGACAAG ATACAGCTCAGAAAAGGTTGAAAGCTGGAGGTTGGCACTCCATAAAGCTTCCTTCTACATCGGCGAGATAATTAATGATCAAAG TGAGGAGGAGGCGAAGGTGATGAATGTGGTGAATCGTGTATTGAAAGAACTGAAGAAGGATCTGTTACATGTTGCCAAGCATGCCGTCGGGTTGGATGAATTGGAACAAGATTTTCATGACAAAATTGCTCTTCAATCTTCTGCTTCTGGGCCAGTACAAATTGTGGGGATATGGGGAATGGGTGGTGCGGGCAAAACCACCCTTGCAAAGCAAATCTATAACAAGAAAAGCTTGACCATTAAGAACTCAAGTTTTCTTTTCGATATTCGTGAAGCTGCAAGGAAAGAGCGATTGCATGAGAAGCAAAAAATGCTTTTGAAGGAACTTGACCCAAAAGGCAAAGATTTTGATTTTGACAATGTAGACAAAGGCAAAGAGATTCTGAAAAGCCGTTTGAAATCTGCTACTGTGCTTATCGTTCTAGATGATGTGGATCATATACACCAATTAGATGCTCTTCTGCCAGCGAGGGAGAGCCTTGGCAAGGAAAGTCTGATTATTGTTACCACACTAGAGTTGACTGTTCTGAAAGGGTGGGGCATCGCTGCTATATATAAAATCAAAACACTCAATCCCGCTCATGCCCAGCAGCTTTTTTGTTGGCATGCATTCGGACAACCCTCTCCTTTGTTGGGATTCGAGGAATTTGCCGAGAAGTTCATAGATGCTTGCCGTTGTCTGCCTTTATCACTCGTGGTCTTAGGGAGTCAGCTCTATGGGGAGTCTAGCAAGAATTATTGGCAGTCTCAATTAAACAAATTGTCCAGACTATTGCCAGACGACATCACATCGAGACTCAAAGTAAGCTATGATACTCTAGATAAAGAAGAAAAAGATATGTTTTTGGATGTAGCGTGTTTCTTCATTGGATGGGCAAGCAGTACGGCCATTGCAGTGTGGGACGGATCACACTGGGATGGTTTGCACGGTTTGCAAAGGCTTGTGAACAAGTGTCTTGTTGAACTAGAGGACAACGGCAACATAAAATTCATTAGAATGCATGAACATTTGAGAGATTTGGGAAGGGAGATCGCAAATGAACAGTCACCCTATCGTCTTTGGTCTAAAGAGCAGATTATCGAGATTCAGCCTCAACAG gaagcaataCGAATCCGAGGAATGGCAGACGCATTTGGTGACAATTGTTATCCCCGGGAAGGAAAGATCATAATACACACAAGCCAAGGAGAGCGTATCCTCGCGCCCGGCTCGCTTGGGTTGAAGATTTTTATTGGCAATGGAGATTTCATTAATGAGCAATGTAGCGAAGTATCAAGAGAACTGGTGTGCCTTAGCTATGATAGATTTGAGCACAAAAATCTTCCATCGTGGCTTTTTttaaaagaattaagaattttagcACTTAATGAAGCTCCAATATTAGAAGATCTATGGGAACGTGATGTGGAT CAGGCTCCTTTGCAATTAAGAGAGTTGTTAATTGGTGAAGGCTACGGATTGAAAAAGGTACAAGGTTTAGAGAGCCTAAGATCATTGGAGAAACTCATAATACTTGGCTGTACAGAATTGAACGCCCTTCCAAGTCTGGCAGAGGTAACTTCTCTAAAGAAGTTTGAGTTGAGGCACTGCAACAAATTGGAGAAGATAGAAAGTTTAGGAAGCCTCAGATCATTGGAGACACTCATAATACTTGACTGTACAGAATTGAACGCCCTTCCAAGTCTGGCAGAGGCAACTTCTCTAAAGAAGTTTTATTTGAGGTGCTGCAACAAATTGGAGAAGATAGAAAGTTTAGAAAGCCTAAGATCATTGGAGACACTCACAATATATGACTGTATAGAATTGAACGCCCTTCCAAGTCTGGCAGAGGCAACTTCTCTAAAGGAGTTTGATTTGAGGCGCTGCAACAAATTGGAGAAGATAGAAAGTTTAGAAAGCCTGAGATCATTGGAGACACTCAGAATATATGACTGTATAGAATTGAACGCCCTTCCAAGTTTGGCAGAGGCAACTTCTCTAAAGGAGTTTGATTTGAGGGGCTGCAACAAATTGGAGAAGATAGAAAGTTTAGAAAGCCTGAGATCATTGGAGACACTCAGAATATATGACTGTATAGAATTGAACACCCTTCCAAGTCTGACAGAGGCAACTTCTCTAAAGGAGTTTGATTTGAGAGACTGCAACAAATTGGAGAAGATAGAAA GTTTAGAAAGTCTGAAATCATTAGAGACGCTCAATATATGGGGTTGTCCCCTCATTGAACACCTTCCAAGTCTTGCAAAATTAACATCTCGAGATTGA
- the LOC131073986 gene encoding disease resistance protein RPV1 isoform X1 — protein MAAFEGLIISPTAPASASTSAESKPSHLPYNVFINHCGKDTKDTVAKSIYEKLDATGLRVFLDKDELQLGDFFPQTLEEAMASASHHIAIFSENYAHSPWCLAELAFIMKQPNIKFIPIFYHVEPATLRWAVERKGNYADAIYKLEKKRKRDRKETRYSSEKVESWRLALHKASFYIGEIINDQSEEEAKVMNVVNRVLKELKKDLLHVAKHAVGLDELEQDFHDKIALQSSASGPVQIVGIWGMGGAGKTTLAKQIYNKKSLTIKNSSFLFDIREAARKERLHEKQKMLLKELDPKGKDFDFDNVDKGKEILKSRLKSATVLIVLDDVDHIHQLDALLPARESLGKESLIIVTTLELTVLKGWGIAAIYKIKTLNPAHAQQLFCWHAFGQPSPLLGFEEFAEKFIDACRCLPLSLVVLGSQLYGESSKNYWQSQLNKLSRLLPDDITSRLKVSYDTLDKEEKDMFLDVACFFIGWASSTAIAVWDGSHWDGLHGLQRLVNKCLVELEDNGNIKFIRMHEHLRDLGREIANEQSPYRLWSKEQIIEIQPQQEAIRIRGMADAFGDNCYPREGKIIIHTSQGERILAPGSLGLKIFIGNGDFINEQCSEVSRELVCLSYDRFEHKNLPSWLFLKELRILALNEAPILEDLWERDVDQAPLQLRELLIGEGYGLKKVQGLESLRSLEKLIILGCTELNALPSLAEVTSLKKFELRHCNKLEKIESLGSLRSLETLIILDCTELNALPSLAEATSLKKFYLRCCNKLEKIESLESLRSLETLTIYDCIELNALPSLAEATSLKEFDLRRCNKLEKIESLESLRSLETLRIYDCIELNALPSLAEATSLKEFDLRGCNKLEKIESLESLRSLETLRIYDCIELNTLPSLTEATSLKEFDLRDCNKLEKIESLESLRSLETLRIYDCIELNALPSLAEATSLKEFDLRRCNKLEKIESLESLRSLETLRIYDCIELNALPSLAEATSLKEFDLRGCNKLEKIESLESLRSLETLRIYDCIELNTLPSLTEATSLKEFDLRDCNKLEKIESLESLRSLETLTIYDCTELNSLPSLAEATSLKKFYLRRCNKLEKIESLESLRSLQTLIIQDCTELNALPSLTELISLRKFEVVSCLKLEKIQGLESLKSLETLNIWGCPLIEHLPSLAKLTSRD, from the exons ATGGCAGCTTTTGAAGGCCTAATAATCTCCCCAACTGCTCCTGCTTCTGCTTCTACTTCTGCTGAATCAAAACCCTCACACCTGCCCTATAACGTCTTTATAAATCATTGTGGAAAAGATACTAAAGACACGGTCGCCAAGAGTATCTACGAGAAGTTAGATGCTACTGGGCTCAGAGTGTTTTTGGACAAAGATGAGCTTCAACTCGGAGATTTTTTCCCTCAAACTTTAGAAGAAGCAATGGCTAGTGCTTCACATCACATAGCCATTTTTTCTGAGAATTATGCACACTCTCCTTGGTGTTTGGCTGAGCTGGCATTTATAATGAAACAACCCAACATCAAATTTATCCCCATTTTCTACCATGTTGAGCCGGCTACTCTGAGATGGGCGGTTGAAAGAAAAGGAAATTATGCAGATGCCATCTACAAGcttgaaaagaagagaaagagggatagaAAGGAGACAAG ATACAGCTCAGAAAAGGTTGAAAGCTGGAGGTTGGCACTCCATAAAGCTTCCTTCTACATCGGCGAGATAATTAATGATCAAAG TGAGGAGGAGGCGAAGGTGATGAATGTGGTGAATCGTGTATTGAAAGAACTGAAGAAGGATCTGTTACATGTTGCCAAGCATGCCGTCGGGTTGGATGAATTGGAACAAGATTTTCATGACAAAATTGCTCTTCAATCTTCTGCTTCTGGGCCAGTACAAATTGTGGGGATATGGGGAATGGGTGGTGCGGGCAAAACCACCCTTGCAAAGCAAATCTATAACAAGAAAAGCTTGACCATTAAGAACTCAAGTTTTCTTTTCGATATTCGTGAAGCTGCAAGGAAAGAGCGATTGCATGAGAAGCAAAAAATGCTTTTGAAGGAACTTGACCCAAAAGGCAAAGATTTTGATTTTGACAATGTAGACAAAGGCAAAGAGATTCTGAAAAGCCGTTTGAAATCTGCTACTGTGCTTATCGTTCTAGATGATGTGGATCATATACACCAATTAGATGCTCTTCTGCCAGCGAGGGAGAGCCTTGGCAAGGAAAGTCTGATTATTGTTACCACACTAGAGTTGACTGTTCTGAAAGGGTGGGGCATCGCTGCTATATATAAAATCAAAACACTCAATCCCGCTCATGCCCAGCAGCTTTTTTGTTGGCATGCATTCGGACAACCCTCTCCTTTGTTGGGATTCGAGGAATTTGCCGAGAAGTTCATAGATGCTTGCCGTTGTCTGCCTTTATCACTCGTGGTCTTAGGGAGTCAGCTCTATGGGGAGTCTAGCAAGAATTATTGGCAGTCTCAATTAAACAAATTGTCCAGACTATTGCCAGACGACATCACATCGAGACTCAAAGTAAGCTATGATACTCTAGATAAAGAAGAAAAAGATATGTTTTTGGATGTAGCGTGTTTCTTCATTGGATGGGCAAGCAGTACGGCCATTGCAGTGTGGGACGGATCACACTGGGATGGTTTGCACGGTTTGCAAAGGCTTGTGAACAAGTGTCTTGTTGAACTAGAGGACAACGGCAACATAAAATTCATTAGAATGCATGAACATTTGAGAGATTTGGGAAGGGAGATCGCAAATGAACAGTCACCCTATCGTCTTTGGTCTAAAGAGCAGATTATCGAGATTCAGCCTCAACAG gaagcaataCGAATCCGAGGAATGGCAGACGCATTTGGTGACAATTGTTATCCCCGGGAAGGAAAGATCATAATACACACAAGCCAAGGAGAGCGTATCCTCGCGCCCGGCTCGCTTGGGTTGAAGATTTTTATTGGCAATGGAGATTTCATTAATGAGCAATGTAGCGAAGTATCAAGAGAACTGGTGTGCCTTAGCTATGATAGATTTGAGCACAAAAATCTTCCATCGTGGCTTTTTttaaaagaattaagaattttagcACTTAATGAAGCTCCAATATTAGAAGATCTATGGGAACGTGATGTGGAT CAGGCTCCTTTGCAATTAAGAGAGTTGTTAATTGGTGAAGGCTACGGATTGAAAAAGGTACAAGGTTTAGAGAGCCTAAGATCATTGGAGAAACTCATAATACTTGGCTGTACAGAATTGAACGCCCTTCCAAGTCTGGCAGAGGTAACTTCTCTAAAGAAGTTTGAGTTGAGGCACTGCAACAAATTGGAGAAGATAGAAAGTTTAGGAAGCCTCAGATCATTGGAGACACTCATAATACTTGACTGTACAGAATTGAACGCCCTTCCAAGTCTGGCAGAGGCAACTTCTCTAAAGAAGTTTTATTTGAGGTGCTGCAACAAATTGGAGAAGATAGAAAGTTTAGAAAGCCTAAGATCATTGGAGACACTCACAATATATGACTGTATAGAATTGAACGCCCTTCCAAGTCTGGCAGAGGCAACTTCTCTAAAGGAGTTTGATTTGAGGCGCTGCAACAAATTGGAGAAGATAGAAAGTTTAGAAAGCCTGAGATCATTGGAGACACTCAGAATATATGACTGTATAGAATTGAACGCCCTTCCAAGTTTGGCAGAGGCAACTTCTCTAAAGGAGTTTGATTTGAGGGGCTGCAACAAATTGGAGAAGATAGAAAGTTTAGAAAGCCTGAGATCATTGGAGACACTCAGAATATATGACTGTATAGAATTGAACACCCTTCCAAGTCTGACAGAGGCAACTTCTCTAAAGGAGTTTGATTTGAGAGACTGCAACAAATTGGAGAAGATAGAAAGTTTAGAAAGCCTGAGATCATTGGAGACACTCAGAATATATGACTGTATAGAATTGAACGCCCTTCCAAGTCTGGCAGAGGCAACTTCTCTAAAGGAGTTTGATTTGAGGCGCTGCAACAAATTGGAGAAGATAGAAAGTTTAGAAAGCCTGAGATCATTGGAGACACTCAGAATATATGACTGTATAGAATTGAACGCCCTTCCAAGTCTGGCAGAGGCAACTTCTCTAAAGGAGTTTGATTTGAGGGGCTGCAACAAATTGGAGAAGATAGAAAGTTTAGAAAGCCTGAGATCATTGGAGACACTCAGAATATATGACTGTATAGAATTGAACACCCTTCCAAGTTTGACAGAGGCAACTTCTCTAAAGGAGTTTGATTTGAGAGACTGCAACAAATTGGAGAAGATAGAGAGTTTAGAAAGCCTGAGATCATTGGAGACACTCACAATATATGACTGTACAGAATTGAACTCCCTTCCAAGTCTGGCAGAGGCAACTTCTCTAAAGAAGTTTTATTTGAGACGCTGCAACAAATTGGAGAAGATAGAAAGTTTAGAAAGCCTGAGATCATTGCAGACACTCATAATACAGGACTGTACAGAATTGAACGCCCTTCCAAGTCTTACAGAATTAATTTCCCTAAGAAAATTTGAAGTGGTAAGTTGCCTCAAATTGGAAAAAATTCAAGGTTTAGAAAGTCTGAAATCATTAGAGACGCTCAATATATGGGGTTGTCCCCTCATTGAACACCTTCCAAGTCTTGCAAAATTAACATCTCGAGATTGA